Proteins from a single region of Juglans microcarpa x Juglans regia isolate MS1-56 chromosome 5S, Jm3101_v1.0, whole genome shotgun sequence:
- the LOC121268574 gene encoding monodehydroascorbate reductase, seedling isozyme-like isoform X2: MAEKSFKYVILGGGVAAGYAAREFAKHGLKPGELAIISKEAVAPYERPTLSKGYLFPESPPRLPGFHVCVGSGGERLLPEWYKEKGIELILSTEIVKADLAAKTLISASGETFKYQILVIATGSTVVRLTDFRVPGADAKNIFYLREIDDADKLVEVIKAKKNAKVVVVGGGYIGIELSAALRINNFDVSMLVPEMFRLFTSDIADFYESYYEKKGIKIIKGSVAAGFTADSNGEVKEVKLKDGRVVEADIVVVGVGARPLTGLFKGQVVEEKGGIKTDGFFKTSVPDVYAVGDVAAFPLKMYNDVRRVEHVDHARKSAEQAVKAIKASEEGKTIEVYDYLPYFYSREFDLSWQFYGDNVGETVLFGDNNPASPNPKFGTYWIKDGKIFGAFLEGGSPEENKAIAKVARVQPSIESRDLLAKEGIAFASKI; encoded by the exons ATGGCGGAGAAGAGCTTCAAGTACGTGATCCTTGGTGGCGGAGTCGCAGCC GGATATGCAGCTAGGGAGTTTGCTAAACATGGGCTTAAGCCAGGCGAGCTGGCGATCATTTCCAAAGAGGCG GTGGCTCCTTATGAGCGTCCAACACTCAGCAAGGGTTATCTTTTTCCCGAGT CTCCACCAAGACTCCCGGGGTTCCATGTGTGCGTTGGGAGTGGAGGAGAGAGATTGCTTCCCGAGTGGTACAAGGAGAAAG GAATAGAATTGATCCTAAGTACAGAAATAGTTAAAGCAGATCTTGCTGCAAAAACCCTGATAAGCGCTTCTGGAGAAACTTTCAAGTATCAGATTCTAGTTATCGCAACTGGTTCAACT GTTGTCAGGCTGACAGATTTTCGCGTACCAGGAGCTGATGCCAAAAATATCTTCTACTTGAGAGAAATTGATGATGCCGATAAGCTTGTAGAAGTTATTAAAGCAAAGAAGAATGCAAAGGTCGTGGTTGTTGGAGGAGGATACATTGGCATTGAGCTTAGTGCAGCTTTGAGAATCAACAATTTTGATGTCAGCATGCTTGTTCCTGAAA TGTTTAGACTTTTCACTTCTGACATAGCTGATTTCTATGAGAgttattatgaaaagaaaggaatcAAAATTATTAAGGGATCAGTTGCTGCTGGGTTTACCGCAGATTCAAATGGAGAG GTAAAGGAAGTCAAACTTAAAGATGGCAGGGTGGTAGAAGctgatattgttgttgttggcGTTGGTGCAAGGCCCCTTACGGGGTTATTCAAAGGTCAGGTTGTGGAGGAGAAAGGTGGGATCAAG ACTGATGGATTCTTTAAAACAAGCGTTCCGGATGTATATGCTGTCGGTGACGTGGCTGCTTTCCCTTTGAAAATGTATAATGACGTGAGAAGAGTTGAACATGTTGACCATGCACGCAAATCTGCTGAGCAGGCTGTGAAG GCCATCAAGGCAAGTGAGGAGGGGAAGACAATTGAGGTGTACGACTACCTTCCATACTTCTATTCTCGAGAGTTTGATCTCTCATGGCAATTCTATGGTGACAATGTTGGTGAGACGGTGCTATTTGGGGACAACAATCCAGCATCCCCAAATCCAAAGTTCGGAACGTACTGGATCAAAGATGGGAAGATTTTTGGAGCTTTCCTGGAAGGTGGGAGTCCTGAAGAAAACAAGGCTATTGCCAAAGTTGCAAGGGTTCAACCTTCTATTGAGAGTCGTGATCTGCTAGCAAAAGAGGGCATTGCCTTCGCCTCTAAGATTTAA
- the LOC121268574 gene encoding monodehydroascorbate reductase, seedling isozyme-like isoform X1 produces MAEKSFKYVILGGGVAAGYAAREFAKHGLKPGELAIISKEAVAPYERPTLSKGYLFPESPPRLPGFHVCVGSGGERLLPEWYKEKGIELILSTEIVKADLAAKTLISASGETFKYQILVIATGSTVVRLTDFRVPGADAKNIFYLREIDDADKLVEVIKAKKNAKVVVVGGGYIGIELSAALRINNFDVSMLVPESWCMFRLFTSDIADFYESYYEKKGIKIIKGSVAAGFTADSNGEVKEVKLKDGRVVEADIVVVGVGARPLTGLFKGQVVEEKGGIKTDGFFKTSVPDVYAVGDVAAFPLKMYNDVRRVEHVDHARKSAEQAVKAIKASEEGKTIEVYDYLPYFYSREFDLSWQFYGDNVGETVLFGDNNPASPNPKFGTYWIKDGKIFGAFLEGGSPEENKAIAKVARVQPSIESRDLLAKEGIAFASKI; encoded by the exons ATGGCGGAGAAGAGCTTCAAGTACGTGATCCTTGGTGGCGGAGTCGCAGCC GGATATGCAGCTAGGGAGTTTGCTAAACATGGGCTTAAGCCAGGCGAGCTGGCGATCATTTCCAAAGAGGCG GTGGCTCCTTATGAGCGTCCAACACTCAGCAAGGGTTATCTTTTTCCCGAGT CTCCACCAAGACTCCCGGGGTTCCATGTGTGCGTTGGGAGTGGAGGAGAGAGATTGCTTCCCGAGTGGTACAAGGAGAAAG GAATAGAATTGATCCTAAGTACAGAAATAGTTAAAGCAGATCTTGCTGCAAAAACCCTGATAAGCGCTTCTGGAGAAACTTTCAAGTATCAGATTCTAGTTATCGCAACTGGTTCAACT GTTGTCAGGCTGACAGATTTTCGCGTACCAGGAGCTGATGCCAAAAATATCTTCTACTTGAGAGAAATTGATGATGCCGATAAGCTTGTAGAAGTTATTAAAGCAAAGAAGAATGCAAAGGTCGTGGTTGTTGGAGGAGGATACATTGGCATTGAGCTTAGTGCAGCTTTGAGAATCAACAATTTTGATGTCAGCATGCTTGTTCCTGAAAGTTGGTGCA TGTTTAGACTTTTCACTTCTGACATAGCTGATTTCTATGAGAgttattatgaaaagaaaggaatcAAAATTATTAAGGGATCAGTTGCTGCTGGGTTTACCGCAGATTCAAATGGAGAG GTAAAGGAAGTCAAACTTAAAGATGGCAGGGTGGTAGAAGctgatattgttgttgttggcGTTGGTGCAAGGCCCCTTACGGGGTTATTCAAAGGTCAGGTTGTGGAGGAGAAAGGTGGGATCAAG ACTGATGGATTCTTTAAAACAAGCGTTCCGGATGTATATGCTGTCGGTGACGTGGCTGCTTTCCCTTTGAAAATGTATAATGACGTGAGAAGAGTTGAACATGTTGACCATGCACGCAAATCTGCTGAGCAGGCTGTGAAG GCCATCAAGGCAAGTGAGGAGGGGAAGACAATTGAGGTGTACGACTACCTTCCATACTTCTATTCTCGAGAGTTTGATCTCTCATGGCAATTCTATGGTGACAATGTTGGTGAGACGGTGCTATTTGGGGACAACAATCCAGCATCCCCAAATCCAAAGTTCGGAACGTACTGGATCAAAGATGGGAAGATTTTTGGAGCTTTCCTGGAAGGTGGGAGTCCTGAAGAAAACAAGGCTATTGCCAAAGTTGCAAGGGTTCAACCTTCTATTGAGAGTCGTGATCTGCTAGCAAAAGAGGGCATTGCCTTCGCCTCTAAGATTTAA
- the LOC121267907 gene encoding IQ domain-containing protein IQM3-like — MDHAHAAVKLQNMYRSFRHRRMLADTIIMELWGHAIDFARLNISTTFFFQCMNERSSNTRWTRIGFNASVVGRGVSENDKAQILAFQHWIEAIDPRHRYGHCLRLYYNQWCRSNAGNQPFFYWLDVGDGKVIDLPECSKSVLQEQCVKYLGPLERNRYEYIVSGGKVVHKQSGGDLHTQLEGISRGRDKWIFVVSTSGRLYVGKKEKGRFHHSSFLAGGATVAAGSLVVEHGILKYISGYSGHYRPTDDSIYRFLSFLGEHGVNLNGVEIDRVTPVIA, encoded by the exons ATGGATCATGCTCACGCTGCTGTTAAGTTGCAGAACATGTACCGGAGTTTTCGCCACCGGCGCATGCTAGCAGACACCATTATAATGGAGCTCTG GGGGCACGCGATAGACTTTGCCAGACTGAATATCAGTACGACTTTCTTCTTCCAATGCATGAACGAGAGAAGTTCCAATACTCGGTGGACTCGAATTGGCTTTAATGCTTCTGTG GTGGGCAGAGGTGTGTCTGAAAATGACAAAGCGCAAATATTGGCTTTTCAGCATTGGATTGAAGCT ATTGATCCACGGCATCGTTATGGACATTGCTTACGTTTGTACTACAACCAGTGGTGCAGGTCGAATGCTGGTAATCAGccctttttttattg GTTGGATGTAGGAGATGGAAAAGTGATCGATCTCCCAGAATGCTCAAAATCAGTGCTTCAAGAACAGTGCGTGAAGTATCTTGGACCT CTAGAGAGGAACCGATATGAATACATCGTTTCTGGGGGGAAAGTTGTTCATAAACAAAGTGGAGGCGATCTTCATACACAGCTTGAAGGAATATCGCGAGGCCGGGACAAGTGGATATTCGTTGTGAGCACCTCGGGGAGACTCTACGTCGGTAAG aaagaaaaaggcagGTTCCATCATTCTAGCTTCTTGGCTGGAGGGGCTACAGTAGCTGCTGGAAGCCTAGTTGTAGAGCACGGAATTCTTAAG TACATATCTGGATATAGTGGACATTATCGGCCAACGGACGACAGCATTTACCGGTTTTTATCCTTTCTTGGAGAACATGGAGTGAATCTTAATGGAGTCGAG ATAGACAGGGTTACACCTGTAATTGCATGA
- the LOC121268576 gene encoding uncharacterized protein LOC121268576 isoform X1, which translates to MGSERCYVWSSLSCSSASTTTSLTCAADGMVKMELEAAEALADLAHLAVQESAGSGLRRKWGSKGKRAAKRVKSESPPGDSAFRLNLLDSVPSCSDLAEQDRANASQQQCEKIRPIVFIEQEKAKQVPGITEVKPEQDSELAKPTPNCNRSYAPFVFRKTRRKLTEAEKEEQRIRRVLANRESARQTIRRRQALCEDLTRKAADLARENEYLKRDKELALKEHQSLETTNKHLKQQMAKVRKAVVEETPGDYSADVAASLSSSRNCPWHLYNHPPLLPVLWPSVIQSSNRVQSRHGRQSAIVIPSNMPMPAACRPDTSQEQENRIDVNGKRAPLYVLPCPWFFPLPGPGNRLQPLPSTGMKYEQGETSRSNHNSSSSSKSIAHVENRHCSLPIEVKTEASGSSEARPANDLNETPIGFPLDGVSQHTGANSEEILYTPASLDCSRPASTIKHENMSQSAYAPNIETTSTARLIASALPEKQESAVFPGKKLIDAVAAAGVRKRRKELTKLKNLHGRQCQMHC; encoded by the exons ATGGGTTCGGAGAGATGTTATGTTTGGAGCTCGTTGTCATGCTCATCTGCTTCTACGACGACCTCTTTGACGTGTGCGGCGGATGGTATGGTGAAGATGGAGCTGGAGGCTGCAGAGGCTCTGGCCGATTTGGCCCATTTGGCGGTGCAAGAGAGTGCTGGCAGTGGCTTGCGCAGGAAATGGGGGAGCAAAGGGAAACGGGCCGCGAAGCGAGTCAAGAGTGAGTCGCCGCCGGGTGACTCCGCGTTTAGGTTGAACCTGCTGGACTCGGTGCCAAGCTGCTCGGATCTGGCTGAG cAGGATCGAGCAAATGCAAGTCAGCAGCAATGTGAAAAGATACGCCCAATTGTGTTCATAGAACAAGAAAAGGCTAAGCAGGTTCCCGGCATTACAGAAGTGAAGCCTGAGCAGGATTCTGAATTGGCTAAACCAACTCCCAACTGCAACAGAAGTTATGCACCATTTGTTTTTCGTAAAACAAGACGAAAGTTGACTGAG GCTGAAAAGGAAGAACAGAGAATACGCAGGGTATTGGCAAATAGAGAGTCAGCTAGGCAGACAATTCGTCGTAGGCAG GCTCTGTGTGAGGATTTAACCAGGAAAGCTGCTGATCTAGCACGGGAGAATGAATATTTGAAGAGG GACAAGGAGTTGGCTTTGAAAGAGCATCAGTCCTTGGAGACCACAAATAAACACTTAAAGCAACAG ATGGCAAAGGTAAGAAAGGCTGTGGTTGAGGAAACTCCAGGTGATTATTCAGCAGATGTGGcagcctctctctcttcatccAGGAACTGTCCGTGGCACTTGTACAACCACCCTCCATTACTGCCTGTTCTATGGCCTTCTGTCATTCAATCTTCAAATCGTGTTCAATCACGACATGGGAGGCAAAGTGCAATTGTCATTCCGTCAAACATGCCCATGCCAGCTGCTTGTAGGCCTGATACCTctcaagaacaagaaaaccgCATAGATGTCAATGGGAAAAGAGCACCATTGTATGTATTGCCATGTCCTTGGTTCTTCCCTCTTCCTGGTCCTGGGAACAGACTCCAACCTCTGCCCTCTACTGGTATGAAATATGAACAAGGCGAAACTTCTCGTAGTAACCATAACTCCAGTTCATCTTCAAAATCTATTGCACATGTAGAAAACCGCCATTGCTCTTTACCCATTGAAGTAAAGACAGAAGCTTCAGGCTCATCAGAAGCCAGGCCTGCTAATGACTTGAATGAGACCCCAATTGGGTTCCCTCTGGATGGAGTTAGCCAGCATACAGGAGCTAACTCTGAGGAAATTCTCTATACACCTGCATCACTAGATTGTTCCCGACCTGCATCTACCATCAAGCACGAGAACATGTCCCAATCAGCCTATGCTCCCAATATTGAAACAACTTCTACAGCCCGTCTTATTGCAAGTGCTTTGCCAGAAAAGCAAGAATCAGCAGTTTTCCCAGGTAAGAAGCTAATTGATGCGGTTGCTGCAGCAGGAGTGAGAAAGAGGAGGAAGGAACTGACAAAGCTAAAGAATCTCCATGGTCGTCAATGTCAGATGCATTGTTGA
- the LOC121268576 gene encoding uncharacterized protein LOC121268576 isoform X2 translates to MGSERCYVWSSLSCSSASTTTSLTCAADGMVKMELEAAEALADLAHLAVQESAGSGLRRKWGSKGKRAAKRVKSESPPGDSAFRLNLLDSVPSCSDLAEDRANASQQQCEKIRPIVFIEQEKAKQVPGITEVKPEQDSELAKPTPNCNRSYAPFVFRKTRRKLTEAEKEEQRIRRVLANRESARQTIRRRQALCEDLTRKAADLARENEYLKRDKELALKEHQSLETTNKHLKQQMAKVRKAVVEETPGDYSADVAASLSSSRNCPWHLYNHPPLLPVLWPSVIQSSNRVQSRHGRQSAIVIPSNMPMPAACRPDTSQEQENRIDVNGKRAPLYVLPCPWFFPLPGPGNRLQPLPSTGMKYEQGETSRSNHNSSSSSKSIAHVENRHCSLPIEVKTEASGSSEARPANDLNETPIGFPLDGVSQHTGANSEEILYTPASLDCSRPASTIKHENMSQSAYAPNIETTSTARLIASALPEKQESAVFPGKKLIDAVAAAGVRKRRKELTKLKNLHGRQCQMHC, encoded by the exons ATGGGTTCGGAGAGATGTTATGTTTGGAGCTCGTTGTCATGCTCATCTGCTTCTACGACGACCTCTTTGACGTGTGCGGCGGATGGTATGGTGAAGATGGAGCTGGAGGCTGCAGAGGCTCTGGCCGATTTGGCCCATTTGGCGGTGCAAGAGAGTGCTGGCAGTGGCTTGCGCAGGAAATGGGGGAGCAAAGGGAAACGGGCCGCGAAGCGAGTCAAGAGTGAGTCGCCGCCGGGTGACTCCGCGTTTAGGTTGAACCTGCTGGACTCGGTGCCAAGCTGCTCGGATCTGGCTGAG GATCGAGCAAATGCAAGTCAGCAGCAATGTGAAAAGATACGCCCAATTGTGTTCATAGAACAAGAAAAGGCTAAGCAGGTTCCCGGCATTACAGAAGTGAAGCCTGAGCAGGATTCTGAATTGGCTAAACCAACTCCCAACTGCAACAGAAGTTATGCACCATTTGTTTTTCGTAAAACAAGACGAAAGTTGACTGAG GCTGAAAAGGAAGAACAGAGAATACGCAGGGTATTGGCAAATAGAGAGTCAGCTAGGCAGACAATTCGTCGTAGGCAG GCTCTGTGTGAGGATTTAACCAGGAAAGCTGCTGATCTAGCACGGGAGAATGAATATTTGAAGAGG GACAAGGAGTTGGCTTTGAAAGAGCATCAGTCCTTGGAGACCACAAATAAACACTTAAAGCAACAG ATGGCAAAGGTAAGAAAGGCTGTGGTTGAGGAAACTCCAGGTGATTATTCAGCAGATGTGGcagcctctctctcttcatccAGGAACTGTCCGTGGCACTTGTACAACCACCCTCCATTACTGCCTGTTCTATGGCCTTCTGTCATTCAATCTTCAAATCGTGTTCAATCACGACATGGGAGGCAAAGTGCAATTGTCATTCCGTCAAACATGCCCATGCCAGCTGCTTGTAGGCCTGATACCTctcaagaacaagaaaaccgCATAGATGTCAATGGGAAAAGAGCACCATTGTATGTATTGCCATGTCCTTGGTTCTTCCCTCTTCCTGGTCCTGGGAACAGACTCCAACCTCTGCCCTCTACTGGTATGAAATATGAACAAGGCGAAACTTCTCGTAGTAACCATAACTCCAGTTCATCTTCAAAATCTATTGCACATGTAGAAAACCGCCATTGCTCTTTACCCATTGAAGTAAAGACAGAAGCTTCAGGCTCATCAGAAGCCAGGCCTGCTAATGACTTGAATGAGACCCCAATTGGGTTCCCTCTGGATGGAGTTAGCCAGCATACAGGAGCTAACTCTGAGGAAATTCTCTATACACCTGCATCACTAGATTGTTCCCGACCTGCATCTACCATCAAGCACGAGAACATGTCCCAATCAGCCTATGCTCCCAATATTGAAACAACTTCTACAGCCCGTCTTATTGCAAGTGCTTTGCCAGAAAAGCAAGAATCAGCAGTTTTCCCAGGTAAGAAGCTAATTGATGCGGTTGCTGCAGCAGGAGTGAGAAAGAGGAGGAAGGAACTGACAAAGCTAAAGAATCTCCATGGTCGTCAATGTCAGATGCATTGTTGA
- the LOC121268575 gene encoding subtilisin-like protease SBT4.15, with product MLQNMLVLVLSLHLVTISLARGPNAHERKPYIVYMGELRPGAKTSAMDDHHNLLSTAIGDEKVARESRIYSYGKSFNGFAARLLPQEVKRLSDEERVVSVFPNTLRQLHTTRSWDFLGMPTTLKKRNSVIESNIIVGMLDTGIWVQSPSFNDKGYGPIPAKWKGKCVKGANFTSCNRKVIGAKYFNLDASDPDMGNPSPVDNDGHGTHTSSTAAGVHVRGASLYGIAKGTARGGVPSARIAMYKVCWSVGCSDMDLLAGFDEAIADGVDLISVSIAGPPRDLFEDPIAIGAFHAMKKGILTSCSAGNDGPYSYTVQNVAPWIMTVAASGIDRQFKTEVNLGSGEKFSGIAINTFTPKKKTYPLTSGAHSVNISGDFYGNASACDYGTLDKNKVKGKIVFCQGSSGPDYTIKELGGAGTIMVLDEETDIAFTTLVPGTFVLPKDGKKIDQYINSTKNPQAVIQKTRTLNISAPFVASFSSRGPQSINLNILKPDIAAPGLDILAAYSTLASVTGDPTDKRHAVFNIISGTSMACPHAAAAAAYVKSFHPDWSPAAIKSALMTTAIPMRIEDDDAALGSGSGQINPVQAVHPGLIYNISISSYASFLCKEGYNGTSLALLFGGKKKRNCSEFKPAQGTDGLNYPTMHAQLMGASSDIFATFHRTVTNMGNGNSVYKAKVTSPRGLSIRVSPATLKFSRLHEQMNFKVVVKGSFKRNGTEQLLSALLEWNDSKHSVTNHILIYRPLA from the exons ATGTTGCAAAATATGCTGGTGCTTGTGTTAAGTCTCCATCTCGTAACGATATCGTTGGCCCGTGGCCCAAATGCCCATGAAAGaaag CCGTACATCGTGTACATGGGAGAACTCCGGCCTGGAGCAAAAACTTCGGCCATGGACGATCACCACAACCTGCTTTCCACGGCGATTGGAGA TGAGAAAGTAGCTAGAGAATCCAGAATATATAGCTATGGAAAGAGCTTCAATGGGTTCGCAGCCAGGCTATTGCCCCAGGAAGTAAAGAGATTATCAg ATGAAGAAAGAGTTGTATCGGTGTTTCCAAACACATTGCGCCAACTTCATACAACGAGATCTTGGGATTTCTTGGGAATGCCCACaacattgaaaaaaagaaactcCGTAATAGAAAGCAATATCATTGTTGGCATGTTGGATACAG GAATTTGGGTTCAATCTCCAAGTTTTAACGATAAAGGCTACGGGCCAATCCCAGCTAAATGGAAGGGCAAATGTGTCAAGGGTGCCAACTTCACTAGCTGCAATAG AAAAGTGATAGGTGCAAAATACTTCAACCTGGACGCCAGCGACCCTGATATGGGGAATCCTAGTCCGGTGGATAACGATGGCCATGGTACTCACACTTCCTCCACTGCAGCCGGCGTACATGTCAGGGGCGCCAGTCTGTATGGCATAGCCAAAGGCACGGCACGTGGTGGCGTACCATCAGCGCGTATAGCAATGTACAAAGTATGCTGGTCCGTCGGTTGCAGCGACATGGATCTCTTGGCAGGGTTTGACGAAGCCATTGCTGATGGGGTCGATTTGATATCGGTCTCTATAGCAGGTCCGCCCAGGGACCTCTTTGAGGACCCGATTGCCATTGGAGCTTTTCATGCTATGAAGAAAGGGATTCTGACTTCGTGCTCAGCCGGGAACGATGGGCCTTACAGTTATACGGTGCAGAATGTTGCTCCCTGGATCATGACCGTGGCTGCCAGTGGCATTGATAGGCAATTCAAGACGGAGGTTAATCTGGGTAGTGGCGAGAAATTTTCT GGAATTGCTATAAATACGTTTACCCCAAAGAAAAAGACGTACCCTTTAACAAGTGGAGCCCATTCAGTTAATATCAGTGGAGATTTCTATGGGAATGCCAG TGCCTGTGACTATGGGACTCTAGACAAGAATAAGGTGAAGGGAAAGATCGTGTTCTGTCAGGGAAGCAGCGGCCCTGATTACACCATCAAAGAGTTAGGTGGTGCCGGAACGATCATGGTGCTTGATGAAGAGACGGATATAGCCTTCACCACTCTAGTCCCAGGGACATTTGTCCTCCCCAAGGATGGCAAAAAGATTGATCAGTAcattaattccaccaa GAACCCTCAGGCTGTAATACAAAAGACAAGAACTCTTAACATCAGTGCTCCTTTTGTGGCTTCTTTCTCCTCCAGAGGCCCTCAGtcaatcaacctcaacatccTTAAG CCTGACATCGCTGCCCCAGGACTAGACATATTAGCTGCTTATTCAACACTGGCATCAGTAACAGGGGACCCAACTGATAAGCGGCATGCTGTGTTCAACATAATATCAGGAACATCTATGGCTTGCCCTCACGCAGCAGCAGCTGCTGCCTATGTCAAGTCCTTCCACCCTGACTGGTCTCCTGCTGCAATCAAGTCTGCTCTCATGACTACTG CCATCCCTATGAGAATTGAAGACGACGATGCCGCGCTGGGATCCGGATCAGGACAGATAAATCCAGTCCAGGCAGTGCACCCTGGTCTCATCTATAACATTTCCATCAGCTCCTATGCCAGTTTCCTGTGCAAGGAAGGCTACAACGGCACATCCCTCGCTCTACTTTTTGGAGGCAAAAAGAAACGTAACTGCTCAGAGTTTAAGCCTGCGCAAGGAACTGACGGCCTTAATTACCCTACAATGCATGCACAGCTAATGGGTGCGAGTTCAGACATTTTTGCCACCTTCCACCGGACTGTGACCAACATGGGTAATGGTAACTCAGTGTACAAGGCAAAGGTGACATCACCAAGAGGTCTTTCTATTAGAGTTTCCCCAGCAACTTTGAAGTTTAGCAGGTTACACGAACAGATGAACTTCAAGGTCGTAGTGAAGGGCAGTTTTAAGCGGAATGGAACTGAGCAGTTACTGTCAGCTTTACTTGAGTGGAATGACTCCAAGCACAGTGTGACGAACCATATCCTTATTTATAGGCCATTAGCATAA